The sequence below is a genomic window from Ornithobacterium rhinotracheale.
ATAAACTCAGCAGATTTCAGCCCCATCATATCCTGTACATGTTCTACAATTTCTCCTTTGATGGCACTCTCTCCCCATATTTGCCCGAGCGACCATATGATGATTATCAAAAGCCCTGGCAAAGACAAAATAGCGTAATAAGATATAATGGCACTTTGCCTAAATGGATCGGCATCTAGCCACATTATCGTTGTTTTCTTTAAAATCTTCCAGAAATTGAATAAATGTTTCCTCATAAATCATCGCAATTTAATCAATAAAAAAGGATTGAAAAAATGTGCTTATAAATTAACGCCGAATGGGGTGTTTTTTTAAGAAAAATTTGGGATGAAATAAGAGAGAAACAATTAGTTATAAAACAAATTTGATTAAAAATATTAAGTATCAAGTAAAATTTTATATATTTGTTGGATTAATAATACTTTGCAAAGAAATATGTCTAATTTTTGGGAAGGTTTTAAAAGTTTATTTCGTAAGAATTCTTCTTCAGAGACAGAGGAGGATTCTCATGAGATAGATATATCTTATCCAGAGGAAATTTCTACAGAAGAGAGATTCGTAACTAATTTCACTTCTGCGGGAGGGCATTTTTTGTATTGCGAAAGTTTGAAAGTAGCAAGTAGCTATTTAAAGGAAATTTTAGAAAAAGATCGATTAGGTCCCATTGTTTGTTTTGATGAGCAATTGCAGAAATGGTTGATGCAATTAGGGATTTATTATCTAAAATCTATTTCTCCAGCGGCAGACAGTTGCTTTATTAAATGTATAAGTCTAAACGCCTTTAATGGTTCTATTGTTCTTTCATCTAAGGATTTAGGAGGGAGGTTTCCTAAGGATTTACCACAAACATTTATTGTATTTTCTAGATTTTCTCAAATCGAAAAATCGCTGAAAGATGCAATGATTAAAATCAATAGAAACAAAGAAAACACAGGAAGTATTACTTCCATCGGTGGGACAAATATAGACCACCATTCGAATCTTGAAAATTCATTAAAACCTAAAATTTATTTATTACTTCTTGAAGATGAATAATTTTACACTTAGAGCTGTCTCAGGCTTGATTTATGTGTTACTAATTGCATTTTTCAGTCTTTATAGTCCGCTTACTCTTATCATAGGATTTGCCCTACTGTTTGCATTGTGCTTTTGGGAACTGCAAAAAATCCTTGATTTCGATAATATTTGGTATGTAGTAGCCGCACTGGCAGTGAGTGCTTATTTATTCGGCACCTATGCTTATCGGTTTTATCACGGGCAGAGTTATGAGCCTTTTAGTCTGGTAGCATTGATGCCTAGTTTACTATTTTTTATGCTTGTCTATGTCATCTTTAAACGCCCAGATGAAATTGCTTATGACACCTCCAAATTAATATTTATGGTCATCTATTTAGGGCTACCATTTGCCTTAATGTTTAGATTTATTTTTCCGAGTGATGTCGTTGGTTTCGAGAAGCTTAATCCGTTGTTCTTAATCTTTGCTTTAATATGGTTTAGCGATACATTTGCCTATATCACAGGCAGCTTGATTGGGAAAACAACATTCACTAAAATCTCAAAGAATAAAACCCTAGAAGGACTAGCAGGGGGATTGATCTCGGTAGTATTGCTGGGAATTTTTATAGAATATTATTTAAAAAATATTCATGGAAATTGGATTGTAATTTCTATTTTAATTGGTATTTTTGCGCCGCTTGGAGATTTAGCTGAGTCAAAAATAAAACGCTTGTTCGGGGT
It includes:
- a CDS encoding phosphatidate cytidylyltransferase, which gives rise to MNNFTLRAVSGLIYVLLIAFFSLYSPLTLIIGFALLFALCFWELQKILDFDNIWYVVAALAVSAYLFGTYAYRFYHGQSYEPFSLVALMPSLLFFMLVYVIFKRPDEIAYDTSKLIFMVIYLGLPFALMFRFIFPSDVVGFEKLNPLFLIFALIWFSDTFAYITGSLIGKTTFTKISKNKTLEGLAGGLISVVLLGIFIEYYLKNIHGNWIVISILIGIFAPLGDLAESKIKRLFGVKDSGNLIPGHGGFLDRLDSFLMVSVVVYTYYTIFEL